Proteins from a genomic interval of Gossypium hirsutum isolate 1008001.06 chromosome A09, Gossypium_hirsutum_v2.1, whole genome shotgun sequence:
- the LOC121206274 gene encoding probable pectate lyase 1, translated as MAVSNNWAFASLALLFLLLVAAMATVRTGNVSSNVETEKVQSSKNSTMAARSEEVEPLNEHAVPDPEAVAAEVESIIDMNIRNVTERRKLGFFTCGTGNPIDDCWRCDPNWQKNRKRLADCGIGFGRNAIGGRDGRFYVVTDPNDDDPVNPKPGTLRHAVIQDEPLWIVFKRDMVIRLKQELIMNSFKTIDGRGVNVHIANGACITIQYVTNVIIHGLHIHDCKPTGNAMVRSSPSHFGWRTMADGDAISIFGSSHIWVDHNSLSNCADGLVDAVMGSTAITISNNHMTHHNEVMLLGHSDSYTRDKQMQVTIAYNHFGEGLIQRMPRCRHGYFHVVNNDYTHWEMYAIGGSANPTINSQGNRYAAPTNPFAKEVTKRVDTAEGQWKSWNWRSEGDLLLNGAYFTPSGAGASASYARASSLGAKSSSMVGAMTSNAGALPCRRGKQC; from the exons ATGGCGGTTTCAAACAACTGGGCTTTCGCTTCTTTAGCTCTTCTGTTTTTGCTTCTTGTTGCCGCAATGGCTACTGTACGGACAGGCAACGTTTCCAG CAATGTGGAAACAGAGAAGGTGCAGAGCTCAAAGAACTCAACAATGGCAGCTAG GTCAGAGGAGGTCGAGCCACTTAACGAGCATGCCGTTCCTGACCCAGAGGCTGTAGCAGCCGAGGTGGAATCCATCATTGACAT GAACATTCGCAATGTGACTGAAAGAAGGAAGTTGGGGTTCTTCACATGCGGAACAGGAAACCCCATCGATGATTGCTGGCGTTGTGACCCAAACTGGCAGAAGAACCGGAAGAGACTTGCTGATTGTGGCATTGGTTTTGGAAGGAATGCAATTGGTGGGCGTGATGGACGTTTCTATGTTGTCACTGACCCTAATGATGATGACCCTGTTAACCCCAAACCTGGTACGTTGCGTCATGCTGTGATCCAGGACGAGCCTCTTTGGATTGTGTTCAAGAGGGACATGGTTATTCGGTTGAAGCAGGAGCTGATTATGAACAGTTTTAAGACCATTGATGGTCGTGGGGTGAATGTCCATATTGCTAATGGGGCATGTATCACCATCCAGTATGTTACCAATGTGATCATCCATGGTCTTCATATTCATGACTGTAAGCCTACTGGCAATGCTATGGTGAGAAGCTCACCGTCTCACTTTGGGTGGAGGACAATGGCTGATGGCGATGCAATCTCCATCTTCGGTTCAAGCCACATTTGGGTTGATCACAATTCTCTCTCTAATTGTGCTGATGGTCTTGTTGATGCTGTCATGGGCTCAACTGCCATTACCATCTCCAACAACCACATGACCCACCACAATGAG GTGATGTTGCTAGGGCACAGTGACTCCTACACAAGGGACAAGCAAATGCAAGTGACCATTGCCTACAACCATTTCGGAGAGGGACTTATCCAGAGAATGCCAAG GTGTAGGCATGGATATTTCCATGTGGTGAACAATGACTACACTCACTGGGAAATGTATGCTATTGGTGGAAGTGCAAACCCCACCATCAACAGCCAGGGTAACAGATATGCAGCTCCAACAAACCCATTTGCAAAGGAG GTTACCAAGAGAGTAGATACAGCTGAAGGGCAGTGGAAGAGCTGGAATTGGAGGTCCGAAGGAGACTTGTTACTGAACGGTGCCTACTTCACACCATCTGGAGCTGGAGCCTCAGCCAGCTATGCCAGGGCCTCAAGCTTGGGAGCCAAGTCCTCTTCCATGGTTGGAGCCATGACTTCCAATGCTGGTGCTCTTCCTTGCCGCAGAGGCAAGCAATGCTAG
- the LOC107890586 gene encoding inosine triphosphate pyrophosphatase, translating into MAAAASRAVLVSRPVTFVTGNAKKLEEVKSILGQSIPFQSLKLDLPELQGEPEEISKEKACLAAVQVNGPVLVEDTCLCFNALKGLPGPYVKWFLQKIGHEGLNNLLMAYEDKSAYALCAFSFALGPDVEPVTFLGKTPGKIVPARGPNDFGWDPIFQPDGYDQTYAEMPKEEKNKISHRSRALDMVKSHFAEAGYNFSTSN; encoded by the exons ATGGCGGCGGCGGCGTCGAGGGCAGTGTTGGTCTCACGGCCGGTAACGTTCGTAACTGGAAATGCCAAGAAGCTGGAAGAAGTGAAATCCATCTTGGGTCAATCCATCCCCTTCCAATCCCTCAAGCTTGACC TGCCTGAACTGCAAGGAGAACCGGAAGAAATATCCAAAGAAAAGGCTTGTTTGGCTGCTGTCCAG GTGAATGGACCAGTGTTGGTTGAAGATACATGTCTTTGTTTCAATGCACTAAAGGGTCTTCCAG GGCCATACGT CAAGTGGTTTTTGCAGAAGATTGGCCATGAAG GTTTGAATAACTTGTTGATGGCATACGAGGATAAGTCAGCTTATGCTTTATGTGCGTTTTCTTTTGCCCTTGGTCCTGATGTTGAACCTGTTACCTTTCTGGGAAAAACCCCG gGTAAAATAGTTCCGGCCAGGGGACCCAATGACTTTGGATGGGATCCTATTTTTCAGCCTGACGGCTATGACCAAAC TTATGCGGAGATGCCGAAGGAAGAGAAGAACAAGATTTCTCACCGGTCAAGGGCTCTTGATATGGTGAAATCCCACTTTGCCGAAGCAGGATACAATTTCAGCACCTCCAACTAA
- the LOC121206273 gene encoding probable leucine-rich repeat receptor-like protein kinase At2g33170 — MAVTKMSRNFASRRHFGEGSWRILLVLALLITIAQGLNSEGQLLLELKKSLHDEYNHLWNWKSTDETPCGWIGVNCSLDYELVVSSVDLSSMNLSGTLGPSIGGLTHLTFLDLSYNKFSGDIPKEIGNCSLLVALYLNNNHFSGPIPVELGKLSYLKSLNICNNKISGFLPEELGNLSSLVEFVAYTNNLTGPLPRSIGNLRKLRTFRAGQNTFSGNIPAEISGCQSLEMLGLAQNHIGGELPKEVGMLQSLTDLILWENQLSGFIPKELGNCTSLETLALYANQLVGPIPVEIVNLKFLNKLYLYRNQLNGSIPREIRNLSLATEIDLSENHLTGEIPTAFSKIKGLQLLYLFENRLTGVIPNELSSLKYLTKLDLSINHLTGPIPYGFQYFTKMIQLQLFENFLSGTIPQQLGLYSPLWVVDFSNNHLTGKIPPYLCWHSNLILLNLGGNMLSGNISTGIENCETLVQLRLVRNMLTGSFPSQLCKLVNLSAIELDQNNFTGPIPSEIGNCRKLQRLHIAGNHFSLELPKEVGNLSQLVILNVSSNLLSGRIPHEIIDCKKLQRLDLSHNSFVDTLPNEVGTLTQLEILRLSENKFSGHIPEAMGNLSRLTELQMGGNLFSGEIPRQLGSLSSLQIAMNLSNNRLTGNIPLELGFLNMLEYLLLNNNNLSGEIPSTFESLSSLMVCNLSYNNLTGPLPAIPLFQNMPASSFIENKGLCGTPLQSCTGDSSSPSMLPAKKDTRGRIITTVSCAVGGVSLILIVILIYQMRRPRKSVPSSNEKETPSPAQDIYFHPKEGFTFQDLIEATNNFHESFIVGRGACGTVYKAVMHSGQTVAVKRLESNAEGNNIENSFRAEILTLGKIRHRNIVKLYGFCYHRGFNVLLYEYLENGSLGEVLHGASYSLDWSMRFMIALGAAEGLAYLHHDCKPRIIHRDIKSNNILLDENFEAHVGDFGLAKVIDMPQSKSMSAIAGSYGYIAPEYAYTMKVTEKCDIYSYGVVLLELLTGKTPVQALDQGGDLVTRVRHYVRNHSLTTGILDDRLNLDDRRIVDHMITVLKIALICTSLSPFDRPSMREVVTMLIESKRQDQEDSFGKSPTCSPPKCSAS, encoded by the exons ATGGCAGTTACTAAAATGTCGAGGAATTTTGCTTCGAGGAGACATTTCGGAGAAGGGTCTTGGAGGATATTACTGGTTTTGGCTCTACTGATAACTATAGCGCAGGGGCTTAATTCCGAGGGCCAATTGTTGCTAGAGCTTAAGAAGAGCCTTCATGATGAATATAACCATCTTTGGAACTGGAAGTCCACTGATGAGACACCGTGCGGGTGGATAGGTGTCAATTGTTCTTTGGATTATGAGCTGGTGGTCTCATCTGTTGATTTGAGTTCGATGAATCTTTCGGGAACCCTGGGTCCTAGTATCGGTGGACTGACCCACTTGACATTCCTTGATCTGTCCTATAATAAGTTCAGTGGAGATATACCAAAGGAGATCGGAAACTGTTCACTTCTGGTCGCTCTTTATTTGAATAATAATCATTTCAGTGGTCCAATTCCTGTTGAGTTGGGTAAGCTCTCTTATTTGAAAAGTTTGAATATATGCAATAACAAAATCTCTGGCTTCCTTCCCGAAGAGCTGGGGAATTTGTCGTCACTTGTTGAGTTTGTGGCGTACACCAATAACTTGACTGGGCCATTGCCCCGTTCTATCGGGAATCTCCGGAAGTTGAGGACATTTCGAGCTGGGCAGAACACATTTTCTGGAAACATTCCGGCTGAAATCAGTGGATGTCAAAGCTTAGAAATGCTTGGTCTTGCCCAGAATCACATTGGAGGAGAACTGCCTAAGGAAGTCGGAATGCTTCAAAGCTTGACTGATTTGATTTTATGGGAGAATCAGTTATCCGGGTTTATTCCGAAGGAGCTTGGGAACTGTACCAGCCTTGAGACACTTGCATTGTATGCAAATCAGCTTGTGGGGCCGATACCGGTGGAGATTGTGAACCTTAAGTTTCTGAACAAGTTGTATCTCTACAGGAATCAATTAAATGGAAGCATTCCAAGGGAGATAAGGAATCTATCTCTTGCCACGGAAATTGATTTGTCGGAGAATCATTTGACAGGTGAGATCCCAACTGCGTTCAGCAAGATAAAGGGTCTACAATTATTGTACCTATTCGAGAACCGGCTCacaggtgtcataccaaatgagCTTAGTAGCTTGAAGTACTTGACGAAGCTTGACCTTTCAATCAATCATCTTACAGGCCCCATTCCTTACGGTTTCCAATATTTTACTAAAATGATTCAGTTACAGCTATTCGAGAATTTTCTGAGCGGGACCATTCCGCAGCAGCTTGGACTTTATAGCCCACTTTGGGTGGTTGATTTTTCTAACAACCATTTGACAGGCAAAATACCTCCATATCTTTGTTGGCACAGTAACCTTATTTTGTTAAACCTTGGAGGTAATATGCTGTCTGGGAACATCTCAACTGGGATCGAGAACTGTGAGACCTTAGTGCAACTCCGTCTGGTACGAAACATGCTAACAGGCAGCTTTCCTTCACAGTTATGCAAACTGGTGAATCTTTCCGCTATTGAATTGGACCAGAACAACTTTACTGGACCAATTCCTTCAGAGATTGGAAATTGCCGAAAGCTTCAAAGGCTGCATATTGCCGGGAACCACTTTAGTCTTGAGCTACCTAAGGAAGTAGGTAATCTGTCTCAACTAGTGATTCTTAATGTCTCATCTAATTTGCTTTCTGGGCGGATTCCACACGAGATAATTGATTGCAAGAAGCTTCAACGACTTGATCTCAGCCATAACAGCTTTGTAGATACTTTACCAAATGAGGTCGGAACCCTTACTCAGCTTGAGATTCTGAGACTTTCGGAAAATAAGTTCTCGGGGCATATACCCGAAGCTATGGGGAATCTCTCACGTTTGACTGAGCTTCAGATGGGTGGCAATTTATTTTCTGGTGAGATACCCCGTCAGTTAGGTTCTCTTTCAAGCTTGCAGATTGCAATGAACCTAAGCAATAACCGCCTCACTGGAAATATACCACTAGAGCTCGGGTTTCTTAATATGTTGGAATATCTCCTGCTCAATAATAATAACTTGAGTGGTGAAATTCCCAGCACCTTTGAGAGCCTATCGAGTTTAATGGTGTGCAACTTGTCGTACAATAACTTGACCGGACCTTTACCTGCCATCCCATTGTTTCAGAACATGCCCGCAAGTAGCTTTATTGAAAATAAAGGGCTTTGTGGTACGCCTCTTCAAAGTTGCACGGGAGATTCATCTTCTCCTTCTATGCTACCTGCGAAGAAGGATACACGTGGAAGAATCATAACAACAGTTTCATGTGCTGTAGGCGGGGTATCTTTAATTCTCATTGTAATTCTCATATATCAAATGAGACGTCCTCGTAAAAGTGTTCCATCCTCAAATGAAAAGGAGACACCTTCACCGGCTCAGGATATTTATTTTCATCCGAAGGAAGGGTTCACATTTCAAGATCTAATTGAGGCTACAAATAATTTTCATGAGAGTTTTATTGTTGGGAGGGGAGCTTGTGGAACGGTTTATAAAGCAGTTATGCATTCCGGACAAACTGTTGCTGTTAAAAGGCTAGAGTCAAATGCAGAGGGAAACAATATCGAGAACAGTTTTCGTGCTGAGATTTTAACGCTGGGAAAGATTAGGCATCGGAATATTGTGAAGCTCTATGGTTTTTGCTATCACCGAGGTTTCAACGTGCTTCTTTATGAGTACTTGGAAAATGGTAGTTTGGGTGAAGTGCTTCACGGGGCCTCTTATAGCTTAGATTGGTCAATGCGGTTCATGATTGCCCTAGGAGCTGCAGAAGGTCTTGCTTATTTGCACCATGACTGCAAACCGAGGATCATTCACCGTGATATCAAGTCCAATAATATCTTGCTTGATGAAAATTTTGAAGCCCATGTTGGTGATTTCGGTTTAGCAAAAGTGATTGACATGCCCCAATCTAAGTCGATGTCGGCGATCGCTGGATCATATGGCTATATTGCCCCCG AATATGCATACACTATGAAGGTGACGGAAAAATGTGACATCTATAGCTACGGAGTTGTTTTACTGGAGTTGTTAACTGGGAAGACTCCTGTACAGGCATTGGACCAAGGAGGTGATCTTGTCACACGAGTGAGACATTATGTTCGCAACCACTCGTTGACTACCGGGATACTCGATGATCGCTTAAATCTCGACGATAGAAGAATTGTTGATCACATGATTACTGTCTTGAAAATTGCTTTAATATGCACCAGCCTGTCTCCTTTCGATCGGCCATCTATGCGTGAAGTTGTGACAATGCTGATAGAATCTAAAAGGCAAGATCAAGAAGACAGCTTTGGGAAGTCTCCAACTTGCAGTCCTCCCAAATGCAGTGCCTCGTGA